A stretch of Dermochelys coriacea isolate rDerCor1 chromosome 6, rDerCor1.pri.v4, whole genome shotgun sequence DNA encodes these proteins:
- the LOC119857572 gene encoding membrane-spanning 4-domains subfamily A member 15-like isoform X2, whose protein sequence is MSGEGTIRLGRRAVMYTAETIPKGKNRVMGTIQIMMGFMHIGFGIVLTTITNVYTSVFVIGEIPFLGGVSFIISGCLSIGAEKSPTECAVKGSQTMNVISAIFALLGIVAFIIDLNINGLYHSNYDYYNYLVMAGNGISIVLLIFTILEFCIAVATTLFWCRATRLNSHESMLIVPNTIRADLMVPTAELPCPPTYNDVAYDPKNQSEWEAQERT, encoded by the exons ATGTCAGGGGAGGGGACCATACGGCTGGGGAGACGCGCCGTGATGTACACGGCGGAGACGATCCCCAAGGGGAAGAACCGAGTGATGGGG ACCATCCAGATCATGATGGGCTTCATGCATATCGGCTTTGGGATTGTCCTGACGACCATCACCAATGTTTACACCTCTGTCTTTGTGATTGGAGAGATTCCATTCCTGGGAGGAGTGTCT tTCATCATTTCTGGCTGCCTCTCTATCGGAGCCGAGAAGAGCCCGACCGAATGCGCG GTGAAAGGAAGCCAGACCATGAATGTCATCAGTGCCATCTTTGCATTACTTGGGATAGTGGCTTTTATAATAGACCTGAATATAAATGGACTGTACCACTCCAACTATGACTACTACAATTATCTAGTGATG GCCGGGAATGGGATCTCCATCGTGCTGCTGATCTTCACCATCCTGGAGTTCTGCATTGCCGTCGCCACCACACTCTTTTGGTGCCGGGCAACCCGCCTCAACTCCCATGAG TCCATGCTGATTGTGCCCAATACCATCAGGGCAGACCTCATGGTGCCCACTGCAGAATTGCCTTGTCCGCCAACTTACAATGATGTGGCCTATGATCCGAAGAACCAATCTGAGTGGGAGGCCCAAGAAAGAACCTGA
- the LOC119857572 gene encoding membrane-spanning 4-domains subfamily A member 15-like isoform X3 → MMGFMHIGFGIVLTTITNVYTSVFVIGEIPFLGGVSFIISGCLSIGAEKSPTECAVKGSQTMNVISAIFALLGIVAFIIDLNINGLYHSNYDYYNYLVMAGNGISIVLLIFTILEFCIAVATTLFWCRATRLNSHESMLIVPNTIRADLMVPTAELPCPPTYNDVAYDPKNQSEWEAQERT, encoded by the exons ATGATGGGCTTCATGCATATCGGCTTTGGGATTGTCCTGACGACCATCACCAATGTTTACACCTCTGTCTTTGTGATTGGAGAGATTCCATTCCTGGGAGGAGTGTCT tTCATCATTTCTGGCTGCCTCTCTATCGGAGCCGAGAAGAGCCCGACCGAATGCGCG GTGAAAGGAAGCCAGACCATGAATGTCATCAGTGCCATCTTTGCATTACTTGGGATAGTGGCTTTTATAATAGACCTGAATATAAATGGACTGTACCACTCCAACTATGACTACTACAATTATCTAGTGATG GCCGGGAATGGGATCTCCATCGTGCTGCTGATCTTCACCATCCTGGAGTTCTGCATTGCCGTCGCCACCACACTCTTTTGGTGCCGGGCAACCCGCCTCAACTCCCATGAG TCCATGCTGATTGTGCCCAATACCATCAGGGCAGACCTCATGGTGCCCACTGCAGAATTGCCTTGTCCGCCAACTTACAATGATGTGGCCTATGATCCGAAGAACCAATCTGAGTGGGAGGCCCAAGAAAGAACCTGA
- the LOC119857572 gene encoding membrane-spanning 4-domains subfamily A member 15-like isoform X1 has product MSGEGTIRLGRRAVMYTAETIPKGKNRVMGTIQIMMGFMHIGFGIVLTTITNVYTSVFVIGEIPFLGGVSFIISGCLSIGAEKSPTECAVKGSQTMNVISAIFALLGIVAFIIDLNINGLYHSNYDYYNYLVMVSDCPDHAGSFLFPDHWFGMNILGRSVVALREMEREEDLAFCVGMGTVTRGSDAKAGNGISIVLLIFTILEFCIAVATTLFWCRATRLNSHESMLIVPNTIRADLMVPTAELPCPPTYNDVAYDPKNQSEWEAQERT; this is encoded by the exons ATGTCAGGGGAGGGGACCATACGGCTGGGGAGACGCGCCGTGATGTACACGGCGGAGACGATCCCCAAGGGGAAGAACCGAGTGATGGGG ACCATCCAGATCATGATGGGCTTCATGCATATCGGCTTTGGGATTGTCCTGACGACCATCACCAATGTTTACACCTCTGTCTTTGTGATTGGAGAGATTCCATTCCTGGGAGGAGTGTCT tTCATCATTTCTGGCTGCCTCTCTATCGGAGCCGAGAAGAGCCCGACCGAATGCGCG GTGAAAGGAAGCCAGACCATGAATGTCATCAGTGCCATCTTTGCATTACTTGGGATAGTGGCTTTTATAATAGACCTGAATATAAATGGACTGTACCACTCCAACTATGACTACTACAATTATCTAGTGATGGTAAGCGACTGTCCAGATCATGCTGGCAGCTTTCTATTCCCAGATCATTGGTTTGGAATGAACATCTTGGGGAGATCTGTTGTTGCTCtaagagagatggagagagaggaggatCTAGCCTTCTGTGTAGGAATGGGAACAGTGACGAGGGGCTCAGATGCCAAG GCCGGGAATGGGATCTCCATCGTGCTGCTGATCTTCACCATCCTGGAGTTCTGCATTGCCGTCGCCACCACACTCTTTTGGTGCCGGGCAACCCGCCTCAACTCCCATGAG TCCATGCTGATTGTGCCCAATACCATCAGGGCAGACCTCATGGTGCCCACTGCAGAATTGCCTTGTCCGCCAACTTACAATGATGTGGCCTATGATCCGAAGAACCAATCTGAGTGGGAGGCCCAAGAAAGAACCTGA